The sequence AACAGAATCGATTGCATCGGTATCAGCCGGATTGTCTTCCAGTTCGAGCAGGGAATGCTCAAGTTCTACCAGAAGTTCATCGAACTCTTCCCGGAATGTTTCCAGGATTTTATCGATCATACCAGCACCATCTTGACAACAGCGAGTAGCTGTTCAGGGCTGAACGGCTTGACAATCCAGCCGGAAGCACCGGCAGCCTTGCCCTCCTGTTTCTTCTTCTCCTGAGATTCGGTCGTCAGCATAATAATCGGAACGAAGCGGTTTGCCGGATCCTTGCGGACCTCACGAATCAGCTCAATGCCGTCTTTTTGCGGCATGTTCAGGTCAGTGATAACCATGCTGACAGGATTATCCTTCAGCTTGTCGCAGGCGTCCTGACCGTCAACAGCCTCAATCACATCGTACCCGGCATCTTTCAGCGTAAAACTGAGCATCTGGCGGATTGTCGCCGAATCATCGACTGT is a genomic window of Desulfuromonas sp. containing:
- a CDS encoding two-component system response regulator, with amino-acid sequence MSKRIMTVDDSATIRQMLSFTLKDAGYDVIEAVDGQDACDKLKDNPVSMVITDLNMPQKDGIELIREVRKDPANRFVPIIMLTTESQEKKKQEGKAAGASGWIVKPFSPEQLLAVVKMVLV